tgatgtgcatgctcaggcatataagcatacatggtAGCTATATTGTACGCCACTGACAGTGTACAATTTACTACTCAAGTCTAAGATTGCTCGTGATCTTGGGGcttggtctccctaatgctgtgataatgcatttgatttccatgatatgagtggaatgtaatggatgtaatatatttgttatacttataagtacatgtataagtcattaCAAATAAGTTTTGCAAAGAgatatagagaataatacatacccttttccatatcacagcttgtatcagcccgagacttcaatatcagccccgagggccgaaggcccgagggttgatattggtcgagggctgatacaagctgtgatatggaaaagggtatctattattatatttattacatatttagtaataacttttaaaaagaaaacccatctacttgaacaaattgattattcATATCATTCGAAAAaagtctgtacatgtatttaataaaaaatataagttcttcttgttttaacaaacatgaagctacagaacggaatttcatcatgttttaaaagttcactgctttaaaacatttgctagcatttgaagttttcaactgcacttaaaaatgtcgactgtaactgaaaatgttttatttttcgtctgtaaacattgaaaaaatgcCGAAGCaaaaaaaggcagaggagttccgcaaggggtgtgatacggatccgtatcagccctgcagggctgataacctgtatcagccccggaggccgatacggattttgtgatgtcatctgtatcacatgtgcaaaaaacctgtatttattactaagtatgtaataaaaagaagtaaacttagaagcatgtatttatgatacaatatattggtacttTTTTACAGAGCCCACCCCAGTTTCATTGAGATCTAGCTGCAACAGAATGGATAAACAGGACAGCTTGACCCTAAGGTAAAGCAGtgagcggaggttgacaatggttttcgaggggtgtcaatttcaatagataccctcccaaacaggcactattcattttattttactgaatgtcttatttctaaagaaaattttactgcttttatttagaaatgaagTAAATTCTACGACAAACCATACGCTCATAATTTAAGCGCATGTAACAGTTCGTTGTGTTACcaattgccaagtgtgttgctaacgctgagggtaatagaacggattaccaactgcgtctaaaccaatcagatttcagtatttaacatttaacatgaaagtataataaaattgtttgtctggtctccctaatgctgtgataatgcattagatttccatgatattagtggaatgtaatggatgtaatatatttgttatatttatttttattaatcattaggaataaacttagcaatgatataaagaagtaaacttaaagacttgaaattgcaatacaatatattggtacttTTTACAGAGTCCACCCCAAATTCATTGAGATCTAGCCGCAACACAATGGGAAAACGGGACATCTTGACCCACAGAGAAAACACTGAGTATTTTGAacaaggtaaatgaattaaactaaatgttgcaatgttattatgtGATCCTGGGGCTTGGTCTCCTTAATGCTGGgataatgtatttgatttccatgatatgagtggaatgtaatggatgtaccggtaatatatttgtaatatttattttaattagtcataaggaataaaatttgcaatgatttaaaaagtaaatgttgaagcttgtatttacaatacaatatattagtACTTTTATACAGAGTCCACCACAGATTTATTGAGAGCTAGCCGCAACGcaatggaaaaacaggacaTCTTGAACCTCAGAGAAAACAGTGAGCATTTTGaacaaagtaaatgaattagaatcaaagttgcaacgttattatgtataacaatttacatgtttgtctggtctccctaatgctgtgataatgcatttgatttccatgatatgagtggaatgtaatggatgtaataaattctcctatatgtaataatattccTAGATATAAATACACTGTGTTAGAGTAAAATCCCAAGAGATCCGAatatcaacatggtgtgtaatttTGAAGCGAGCAAAAAAGTGTTGAAGTCttcaataatatgaattaaatatttagatgaaaagtatttacagcctcagaatggtttgttatgaataatttgactgttattttcaatacaacttcattatttttctcaaaaatcgattcggagcgattctacaattttctgctacattacgggtatatgggaggcattcctGTCAGATTATtataactaagcagagtgtagtgaaattaatagcattattgtaggcttaaagcttggttatgtaattgtaaacaatacGGTGCGTCGATGTAgtgaatgtccgatatcatatgcaatgtcaaccagtgcacgcacgggtcaaagtctagtaagaataattaattttgacttgtgaaagaaagtaatcattttaagattGATAAAGCCACAAAAGGGGCAActgtttctttaaaagatttcttgttttaaactttatttatgcaATAACGATTCTTTGATCTTTTGCAGTTCCATACCATTGTTTTCCCTCTCTGAGTTCCTGTGATGAAAGAAGTCAACTTGATAGGTTTGTTTCAATCTATTTTGtgaatgtttttcttgtttgataATAGGATAGTCATACATATGTAGCTGCaacaatgtagccctctccgattttttataactgatgtttactcccccccccctcccccccaaaaaaaacaaacaaaaaaaaccaggagagggctacattattgcagctaggtgTTAGGCTTCTGGCTTTTGAATGACAATGTATAGATGGAGTTATTTCCTTGTGACTTGTGACAGAGGCTGTAGTGCACAATTCCATTTGACTTTCAAGAAATGTTCAGAtagtaatgaaaatgtaaagtgTTTAATAACATTTGCTGAGTACCACTTTCAATACTGTAAAAgggattatttacatgtaagggAAAATTTACACTTAAGCTTAAAACTGGGTAAAATACCCCCACATTTGCATATGGGCAGTGCTTTAGTGTGGTCACTgtgtatgtatttctttttttttttttcttcattaaataatttttgtatttgtatacatttttgaaattttatctaaAAGGGTGAGTGTCGGAGTTACATGTGCACAATCCTAAAGGTCCAAGTACAGCACCTGAATCACATGTGACTGAAGAAGATTTGATGTCCAAACCCTGCGAGAGTGGAAATGCAAATGCATCGGATGTTACACCACAAGGtgatcagtcttttttttttttgtgtgaatCTGTGTGTGgtagtggtggggggggggggggtaatagaagtcatattattgaaatgataaaaacttttctcaataattttcttctttatttaagATGACAATGGTACATTGATTTGCAtcgtttaataattaaaacccatccataatgttttctcttttcattACGTTTTATGCATGCCTGTCCTTAGTATTTGCAAAGTAAGatattcatgatattgttattacaGAGTGCTTCTTTGAGATCGAAGATGATAATGGAACTAAAGTTCTTGCAAGCCCAGTTGCAGCCAAGAAGACTAAAAGCAGCTCAGGTGATATATCTTTGTTGCTTGGTCTATCTATCCACAATTTGATGAATTAgcaatttttaggtcacctgagtttattgcaatccgttttcgtccgttaTCGTGCATCGTgccttaacaattttacatttttaacttcttcttaaaaactacagggctgattattaccatttttgatgtgaggcatctctatggtgagaggaatctaaattgtaaaattcatggctctactacccccggggcgccacatgtggggccaaatttgcaaaaaaagagcaaaattttaaaaaatattcttctctattcccacacatgttaggaaaaaactggttgcatagttataatgtccatgaagccctctacataaattgtgaaattcatggcccctgggtcaggggttcaggctctagaatGGGGCcagtatggccatatagtatttgtgtatttaatcttagaaaatcttcttctctaccccatatatatttgttaaaactaaatgcatgattatgatgtccatattgtgaaattcatgacccctgggtcaggggttcaggctctagggtggggccaatatggccatatagtaaaaatgtattaaatcttagaaaatcttcttttctactcccatataaatatatatatatatatctggttataaagtccatgaagccctctaccaaaattgtgaaatttatgacccccgggtcaggggttcaggctctagggtggggccaatatggccatatagtaaaatgttttaaatcttaaaaaatcttcttctctactcccacacatgtgggcaaaaaactgaatacatggttacgatgtccactaactcctctacctaaattgtaaaattcatggcccctgggtcaggggttcaggacatgaggggggaggcaatatagtgttaatgcatataatgttataacattttcttctctattctcacacatctgtataaaaaactgacctataattatgtttaccaggaagtcctctactgaaattttaattttcatgtcccctggagtatgggttttaactctagggcagggccaaaatggatgtaaaggtgttattgcatataatgttaaaaaattatcctttttactcccacacacctgaaaggaaactgaattcatgattttgtagacccgatcttttaagttttttgccaaaattgtaggtttcacagttctttttgaaagatttcaggcagggaggtggccGTCATtactaatttataatttttctactccagaataaaacctaattaattaaatgcatatatgagactcctcgacaagtttgtgtatgggttatatgctactcaggtgaccgttacaggaatagaaacaaatttctcatggagatttataatgtgaaatgtttacatcttttcaccattCGGAACCCACTTGAAATAcctcatacaatttttcaattatgtcatCCAGGCTATTTCATGGCCGATGCCATGCAAAATCCCTATAGGctttctattttgggttgtGTATTTAAGCctaaagcggtagagggggcatttcaaaacagataatcttgacatataagtggatgaatgtagttcgagcatgaatgtatttatgaaaatcaaaatattcagcaagaagtagtggaagcaaaaaccATACAGAGTATGGTATGCCTTGAATCTATACATAGGTATTAtcctttttacatgaatatgtaacaat
This genomic window from Magallana gigas chromosome 5, xbMagGiga1.1, whole genome shotgun sequence contains:
- the LOC105347558 gene encoding uncharacterized protein isoform X3 codes for the protein MEKQGILTLRENSEHFEAESTPNSLRSSRNTMGKRDILTHRENTEYFEQESTTDLLRASRNAMEKQDILNLRENR
- the LOC105347558 gene encoding uncharacterized protein isoform X2; this translates as MEKQGILTLRENSEHFEAESTPNSLRSSRNTMGKRDILTHRENTEYFEQESTTDLLRASRNAMEKQDILNLRENIPYHCFPSLSSCDERSQLDRVSVGVTCAQS
- the LOC105347558 gene encoding uncharacterized protein isoform X1, translating into MEKQGILTLRENSEHFEAESTPNSLRSSRNTMGKRDILTHRENTEYFEQESTTDLLRASRNAMEKQDILNLRENSEHFEQIPYHCFPSLSSCDERSQLDRVSVGVTCAQS